Proteins encoded within one genomic window of Pseudomonas cannabina:
- a CDS encoding DUF3309 family protein encodes MGTILIIVLILLLVGGLPVFPHSRSWGYGPSGIIGTILVILLILVLLGKI; translated from the coding sequence ATCGGCACTATTCTTATCATCGTTCTGATTCTGCTGCTGGTCGGCGGTCTTCCAGTATTCCCGCACTCGCGCAGCTGGGGCTACGGTCCGTCGGGCATCATCGGTACGATCCTGGTGATCCTGCTGATTCTGGTGTTGCTCGGCAAGATATAA
- a CDS encoding DUF2784 domain-containing protein, with the protein MGYRVAADAVVVFHLVFILFVLFGGLLVLRKPGLVLLHIPAIAWGTAVEFLHLYCPLTPLENALRSQAGEQGYDGGFVEHYLIPLIYPAGLTPDIQLWLGAVVVVINVAVYGVLLVRYGARFRRS; encoded by the coding sequence ATGGGGTATCGAGTGGCAGCGGACGCGGTGGTCGTGTTCCATCTGGTGTTTATCCTGTTCGTGCTGTTTGGCGGTCTTCTGGTGTTGAGAAAGCCCGGGTTGGTGTTGCTGCATATTCCGGCCATTGCCTGGGGCACGGCGGTCGAGTTTCTGCACCTGTACTGCCCGCTGACACCACTTGAGAATGCACTGCGCAGCCAGGCTGGCGAGCAGGGTTATGACGGCGGTTTCGTGGAGCACTATCTGATTCCGCTGATTTATCCCGCAGGGCTGACGCCGGACATACAGCTCTGGCTGGGCGCTGTTGTTGTGGTGATCAATGTGGCGGTGTATGGCGTTCTGCTGGTGCGCTATGGGGCTCGGTTCCGGCGTTCATGA
- a CDS encoding LysR family transcriptional regulator — MLSTDRLKGIETFVAVANAGSFTAAAERLNLTNSALSKSVARLENRLGMRLFERTTRSLALTEEGAAYYVVCTRMLTELEDAETALAAQRSEPAGQLRIDLPATFGRLHVLPLILEFAGQHPKLRPRVTFTDRFVDLLEDGIDLAVRIGGSQVWPAGVAHRYLGTERVIFCAAPAYLHRHGTPETFEDLADHACILFGRGDGSTSPWLFVDDQGQAEARAVEARLVIGNGEAQVAAVKSAWGIAQLATWLIKDQLQRGELVEILPQLATEGLALHLAWPRSRESLPKVQALVERLSGVLRVD; from the coding sequence GTGCTGTCTACAGATCGCCTCAAGGGCATCGAAACGTTCGTCGCCGTTGCCAATGCAGGCAGTTTTACCGCAGCGGCAGAGCGCTTGAACCTGACCAATTCTGCCCTTAGTAAAAGCGTGGCACGTCTGGAAAATCGCCTTGGCATGCGACTGTTCGAGCGCACTACCCGCAGTCTGGCGCTGACCGAAGAGGGCGCGGCCTATTACGTGGTGTGCACGCGGATGCTCACCGAACTGGAAGACGCCGAAACCGCATTGGCGGCGCAGCGCTCCGAGCCTGCCGGGCAATTGCGTATCGATTTGCCAGCCACCTTTGGTCGCCTGCACGTACTGCCGCTTATTCTCGAATTTGCAGGCCAGCACCCGAAGCTGCGCCCGCGCGTGACCTTCACCGACCGCTTCGTCGACCTGCTTGAAGACGGCATTGATCTGGCGGTACGCATCGGCGGGTCGCAGGTCTGGCCAGCCGGTGTCGCGCATCGTTATCTGGGTACTGAGCGGGTGATCTTCTGCGCGGCACCGGCGTATCTGCATCGACACGGTACGCCAGAGACGTTCGAGGACCTTGCCGATCACGCCTGCATTTTGTTCGGCAGGGGCGATGGCAGTACCAGCCCATGGTTGTTTGTCGACGATCAGGGCCAGGCCGAAGCCCGCGCTGTAGAAGCGCGGCTGGTTATCGGCAACGGTGAAGCGCAGGTTGCGGCGGTCAAGTCAGCCTGGGGTATCGCGCAACTGGCGACCTGGCTGATCAAGGACCAATTGCAGCGCGGTGAACTGGTGGAAATCCTTCCGCAACTGGCTACCGAAGGTCTGGCCCTGCATCTGGCCTGGCCGCGCAGCCGCGAATCCTTGCCCAAGGTGCAGGCGCTGGTTGAACGGCTGTCCGGCGTATTGCGGGTGGATTGA
- a CDS encoding SDR family oxidoreductase, giving the protein MQNRIMITGAGSGLGREIALRWAREGWRLALSDVNDVGLQETIRLVREAGGDGFVLRCDVRDYSQLTAFAQACDERFGGIDVIVNNAGVASGGFFNELSLEDWDWQIAINLMGVVKGCKAFLPMLLASKGKIINIASMAALMQAPAMSNYNVAKAGVVALSESLLVELSDQEVSVHVVCPSFFQTNLLDSFRGPTPAMKAQIGRLLEKSPISAADIADHIFRQVAEGEFMILPHEEGRMAWDMKRKQPQAMYDEMTVMCAKMRAKAQKGHA; this is encoded by the coding sequence ATGCAAAACCGCATCATGATTACTGGCGCCGGCTCAGGTCTGGGCCGTGAAATCGCCCTGCGCTGGGCGCGCGAAGGATGGCGGCTGGCCTTGTCGGACGTTAACGATGTCGGTCTGCAGGAAACCATCAGGCTGGTGCGCGAGGCGGGCGGTGACGGTTTTGTTCTGCGCTGCGACGTTCGCGATTACAGCCAGCTCACCGCGTTCGCCCAGGCTTGCGACGAGCGCTTCGGCGGCATCGACGTTATCGTCAACAATGCAGGTGTGGCGTCGGGTGGTTTCTTCAACGAGCTGTCACTGGAAGACTGGGACTGGCAGATCGCGATCAACCTGATGGGCGTGGTCAAAGGCTGCAAGGCGTTTTTGCCGATGCTGCTGGCCAGTAAAGGCAAGATCATCAACATCGCTTCGATGGCCGCGCTGATGCAGGCGCCGGCCATGAGCAATTACAACGTTGCCAAGGCCGGGGTTGTGGCGCTTTCCGAGAGCCTGCTGGTTGAGTTGAGCGATCAGGAGGTGAGCGTGCACGTGGTCTGCCCGTCGTTCTTTCAAACCAATCTGCTGGACTCCTTCCGCGGTCCGACCCCGGCGATGAAAGCGCAGATCGGCAGGCTGCTGGAGAAATCGCCGATCAGCGCTGCAGATATCGCCGACCATATCTTCAGGCAGGTGGCCGAAGGCGAGTTCATGATCCTGCCCCACGAAGAAGGCCGGATGGCTTGGGACATGAAGCGTAAACAGCCGCAGGCGATGTACGACGAGATGACCGTCATGTGCGCAAAAATGCGCGCCAAGGCGCAGAAAGGGCATGCCTGA
- the csrA gene encoding carbon storage regulator CsrA — MLVLIREIGETFSIGDNITVQILGINGNQVRLGISAPKDIKVHRAEVYKRIANMLSQQEPIPPQ; from the coding sequence ATGCTGGTACTGATACGGGAAATTGGCGAGACGTTTTCGATCGGTGACAACATCACCGTGCAGATCCTGGGGATAAACGGCAATCAGGTCAGGCTCGGGATCAGTGCGCCCAAAGACATCAAGGTTCATCGTGCCGAGGTCTACAAGCGAATTGCCAACATGCTGTCACAGCAAGAGCCGATACCACCGCAATAG
- a CDS encoding glycine betaine ABC transporter substrate-binding protein, with amino-acid sequence MMMRKILGAGAALVLAVSSTLAIAETKSLTIGYVEGWSDSVATTYVASEVIKQKLGYDVKLQSVAAGIMWQAVATDKLDLMLSAWLPGTHGEYYAKYKDQVVNYGPNFKDAKIGLIVPEYVKAKSIEDLKTDTSFNKKITGIDAGSGVMLKTDQAIKDYGLDGYKLQASSGAGMIAELTRAEKAQKAIVVTGWVPHWMFAKWKLRFLDDPKGVYGAAETVDNVGSLSLEKKAPDVVAFLKKFQWASKDEIGEVMLAIQDGAKPEAAARDWVAKHPDRVAEWTAK; translated from the coding sequence ATGATGATGCGAAAAATACTGGGGGCGGGTGCCGCTCTGGTACTTGCTGTCAGCTCCACGCTGGCGATTGCTGAAACCAAAAGTCTGACCATTGGCTACGTAGAAGGCTGGTCCGACAGTGTCGCCACTACCTACGTGGCTTCTGAAGTGATCAAACAAAAGCTCGGCTATGACGTCAAGTTGCAGTCTGTCGCGGCCGGGATCATGTGGCAGGCGGTGGCCACCGACAAACTGGACTTGATGCTGTCTGCGTGGCTTCCAGGCACCCACGGCGAGTATTACGCCAAGTACAAGGATCAGGTCGTCAACTACGGGCCCAACTTCAAGGACGCCAAGATTGGCCTGATCGTGCCTGAATACGTGAAAGCCAAAAGTATCGAAGACCTCAAGACCGATACCTCCTTCAATAAAAAGATCACCGGTATCGATGCCGGCTCGGGTGTGATGCTCAAGACCGATCAGGCGATCAAGGACTACGGGCTGGACGGTTACAAACTGCAGGCCAGTTCCGGCGCGGGCATGATTGCCGAGCTGACGCGTGCCGAGAAAGCGCAGAAAGCCATTGTTGTCACCGGCTGGGTGCCGCACTGGATGTTCGCCAAGTGGAAGTTGCGTTTTCTGGACGATCCCAAAGGTGTCTATGGGGCTGCTGAAACGGTCGACAACGTCGGCAGCCTGAGTCTGGAGAAAAAAGCCCCGGACGTCGTGGCCTTCCTGAAGAAATTCCAGTGGGCCTCCAAGGATGAAATTGGCGAAGTGATGCTGGCCATCCAGGACGGCGCAAAGCCTGAAGCCGCCGCCAGGGATTGGGTCGCCAAACACCCGGATCGAGTCGCTGAATGGACCGCTAAATAA
- a CDS encoding osmoprotectant NAGGN system M42 family peptidase, giving the protein MTPATIPDPDLKYLQKVLLEMLAIPSPTGFTDTIVRYVAERLEELGIPFELTRRGTIRATLKGKQNSPDRAVSAHLDTIGASVREVKDNGRLAFAPVGCWSSRFAEGSRVSVFTDTGVIRGSVLPLMASGHAFNTAVDEMPISWDHVELRLDAYCTTRADCESLGIGIGDFVAFDPLPEFTESGHISARHLDDKAGVAALLAALKSIVESGAEPLIDCHPLFTITEETGTGAAGVLPWDVSEFVGIDIAPVAPGQHSSEHAVSVAMQDSGGPYDYHLSRHLLRLGVENELPVRRDLFRYYYSDAHSAVTSGHDIRTALLAFGCDATHGYERTHIDSLAALSKLLGAYILSPPVFASDAKPAQTSLERFSHQLEHDAQMESDTRVPPVDSLIGQNREES; this is encoded by the coding sequence ATGACCCCTGCAACCATTCCCGATCCGGATCTGAAGTACCTGCAGAAAGTTCTGTTGGAAATGCTCGCGATCCCAAGCCCCACAGGCTTCACCGACACCATCGTGCGCTACGTGGCCGAGCGTCTGGAAGAACTGGGCATCCCTTTCGAATTGACCCGTCGCGGCACGATTCGCGCCACGCTCAAGGGCAAACAGAATAGCCCGGACCGAGCCGTATCAGCGCACCTGGACACCATTGGTGCCAGTGTTCGTGAAGTCAAAGACAATGGCCGACTGGCATTTGCGCCAGTCGGTTGCTGGTCGAGCCGCTTTGCCGAAGGTAGCCGGGTCAGCGTGTTCACGGACACCGGCGTGATTCGCGGCAGCGTGCTGCCGCTGATGGCGTCCGGCCACGCGTTCAATACCGCTGTGGATGAAATGCCGATCAGCTGGGACCACGTGGAGCTGCGTCTGGACGCTTATTGCACCACGCGTGCCGACTGCGAATCGCTGGGCATCGGCATTGGCGACTTCGTGGCCTTCGACCCGTTGCCGGAGTTCACCGAAAGCGGCCATATCAGCGCTCGTCACCTGGATGACAAAGCCGGTGTTGCGGCGCTGCTGGCGGCGCTCAAGTCGATTGTCGAAAGCGGCGCAGAGCCATTGATCGACTGCCATCCGCTATTCACCATCACCGAAGAAACCGGCACGGGTGCTGCGGGCGTGCTGCCGTGGGACGTCAGCGAATTCGTCGGCATCGACATCGCGCCAGTCGCACCGGGCCAGCACTCCAGCGAACATGCGGTCAGCGTGGCCATGCAGGATTCGGGCGGTCCTTACGATTACCACCTGTCCCGTCATTTGCTGCGTCTGGGCGTGGAAAACGAGCTGCCGGTGCGCCGCGACCTGTTCCGCTATTACTACAGCGATGCGCATTCTGCGGTAACGTCGGGGCATGACATTCGTACCGCCCTGCTGGCCTTCGGCTGCGACGCAACGCATGGTTACGAGCGCACCCACATCGACAGCCTGGCGGCGCTCAGCAAGCTGCTTGGCGCGTACATCCTCAGCCCGCCCGTGTTTGCCAGCGATGCCAAGCCGGCGCAGACATCACTGGAGCGGTTCAGCCATCAGCTCGAACACGACGCGCAGATGGAGTCCGATACCCGCGTGCCGCCGGTCGACAGCCTGATCGGGCAGAATCGCGAGGAGAGTTGA
- a CDS encoding DUF485 domain-containing protein: protein MNDSIYLSIQNSPRFKELVSKRERFAWILSAIMLGLYAAFILLIAYGPHILGAKLSPTSTITWGMPIGVGLILSAFVLTAIYVRRANGEFDDLNNAILKEAQQ, encoded by the coding sequence ATGAACGACAGCATTTACCTCTCGATTCAAAACAGCCCCCGTTTCAAGGAGCTGGTATCCAAAAGAGAGCGTTTCGCCTGGATTCTCTCGGCGATCATGCTTGGGCTGTACGCAGCCTTTATCCTTTTGATTGCTTACGGGCCCCATATTCTGGGTGCCAAGCTGAGCCCCACATCGACCATTACCTGGGGGATGCCGATAGGCGTAGGGCTGATTCTTTCAGCGTTTGTGCTCACCGCCATCTATGTTCGCCGCGCAAACGGCGAATTCGATGACCTGAACAACGCGATCCTGAAGGAGGCTCAGCAATGA
- a CDS encoding YheU family protein, whose translation MLIPYDQLEPDPLTRLIEDFVTREGTDNGDETPLQTRVLRVRHALTKGQAVIFFDLESQQCQLMLKHDVPKEFFE comes from the coding sequence ATGCTCATCCCCTACGATCAACTGGAACCTGACCCCCTCACCCGCCTGATCGAGGATTTTGTCACCCGCGAGGGCACTGACAATGGCGATGAAACGCCACTGCAAACTCGCGTACTGCGCGTCAGGCATGCGTTGACCAAAGGTCAGGCGGTGATCTTTTTCGACCTTGAAAGCCAGCAATGCCAGTTGATGCTCAAGCATGATGTGCCCAAAGAATTCTTTGAGTAA
- the ngg gene encoding N-acetylglutaminylglutamine synthetase has translation MKQNATTYSQRLLRGQSPSYERLQARLAEDGSQIDAEPLALHCGWGRLLIGHTYPDPAALAQELLNEKPGERDIALYVAAPQQVLAQAPQQLFLDPSDTLRLWFSDYRPAQRVFRGYRIRRAHNEADWQAINNLYLARGMLPIAPALLTPRHQGGPVYWVAEDEGSNTIIGSVMGLNHQKAFNDPEKGSSLWCLAVDPQCTRPGVGEVLVRHLIEHFMSRGLSYLDLSVLHDNEQAKALYAKLNFRNLPTFAIKRKNGINESLFLGPGPQADFNPYARIIVEEAHRRGIDVQVDDADAGLFTLSYGGRRIRCRESLSDLTSAVSMTLCQDKSLTHRALKAAELRLPAQQRAGDEADNRAFLEEHQRVVVKPLDGEQGQGVAVDLRTLEDVQNAIEQARQFDSRVILESFHEGLDLRIVVIGFQVVAAAIRRPAEIIGDGRHTIKQLIEAQSRRRAAATDGESRIPMDQETERTVREAGFDYADILPMDQRLAVRRAANLHTGGCLEDVTAILHPVLCDAAVRAARALDIPVVGLDLMVPAADQPEYVFIEANERVGLANHEPQPTAERFVDLLFPHSLPVHI, from the coding sequence AGCCAACGCCTGTTGCGCGGACAGTCGCCCTCGTATGAACGTCTGCAAGCGCGCCTCGCCGAAGATGGCAGCCAGATCGATGCAGAGCCTCTGGCGCTGCATTGTGGTTGGGGGCGCCTGCTGATCGGTCACACCTATCCTGATCCGGCAGCGCTGGCCCAAGAGCTGTTGAATGAAAAACCCGGCGAGCGCGACATTGCCCTGTACGTGGCCGCGCCACAGCAGGTGCTGGCGCAGGCGCCGCAACAGTTGTTTCTCGACCCGTCGGACACGTTGCGTTTATGGTTCAGCGACTATCGCCCTGCACAGCGTGTGTTCCGCGGTTATCGCATTCGCCGGGCACATAACGAAGCCGACTGGCAGGCGATCAACAACCTGTACCTGGCGCGCGGCATGCTGCCCATCGCCCCTGCCCTGCTCACCCCGCGTCATCAGGGCGGCCCGGTGTATTGGGTGGCCGAGGACGAGGGCAGCAACACGATCATCGGCAGCGTCATGGGCCTGAATCATCAAAAAGCCTTCAACGACCCGGAAAAAGGCAGCAGCCTGTGGTGCCTCGCGGTGGATCCGCAATGCACCCGGCCTGGCGTCGGTGAAGTGCTGGTGCGCCATCTGATCGAGCATTTCATGAGTCGCGGTCTGAGTTACCTCGATCTGTCGGTGCTGCATGACAACGAGCAGGCCAAAGCGCTGTACGCCAAACTGAATTTTCGTAACCTGCCGACCTTCGCCATCAAGCGCAAGAACGGCATCAACGAATCACTGTTTCTCGGCCCGGGCCCGCAGGCGGATTTCAATCCGTATGCGCGCATCATCGTCGAAGAGGCGCATCGTCGCGGTATCGACGTGCAGGTGGACGATGCGGATGCCGGGCTGTTCACGCTCAGCTATGGTGGCCGCCGCATTCGCTGCCGGGAATCGCTGAGCGACCTGACCAGCGCGGTCAGCATGACCCTGTGCCAGGACAAGAGCCTGACTCATCGCGCGTTGAAAGCGGCCGAGCTGCGTCTGCCGGCGCAACAACGAGCAGGTGACGAGGCGGACAATCGTGCGTTTCTCGAAGAACACCAACGCGTCGTGGTCAAGCCGCTGGATGGCGAGCAAGGCCAAGGCGTTGCAGTGGATCTGCGTACCCTCGAAGATGTGCAGAACGCCATCGAGCAGGCACGCCAGTTCGACAGCCGGGTGATTCTGGAAAGCTTCCACGAGGGTCTGGACCTGCGCATCGTCGTGATCGGCTTCCAGGTGGTAGCCGCCGCGATACGTCGCCCGGCAGAAATCATTGGCGATGGCCGTCACACCATCAAGCAGTTGATCGAAGCGCAAAGCCGTCGTCGTGCAGCAGCCACCGATGGCGAAAGCCGTATCCCGATGGATCAGGAAACCGAGCGCACAGTGCGTGAAGCCGGTTTTGACTATGCCGACATCCTGCCGATGGATCAGCGTCTGGCCGTGCGCCGCGCGGCCAATCTGCACACCGGTGGCTGCCTGGAAGACGTCACCGCGATCCTGCACCCGGTGCTCTGCGATGCAGCGGTACGTGCCGCCCGAGCACTGGATATTCCAGTGGTCGGCCTGGACCTGATGGTGCCTGCCGCCGATCAGCCCGAGTATGTGTTCATTGAAGCCAATGAACGCGTCGGGCTGGCCAACCATGAACCGCAACCCACTGCCGAACGCTTCGTCGATCTGCTGTTTCCGCACAGCCTGCCTGTGCATATCTGA
- a CDS encoding MlaA family lipoprotein codes for MAKRLLLLAALLCAGTAQAADADTGNKAQHPATVARQTDADGFTQPLKSLQFNPGLDQREFERASINALEVYDPLESWNRRVYHFNYRFDEWVFLPVVNGYRYVTPGFVRSGVSNFFNNLGDVPNLLNSLLQFKGERSLDITGRLLLNTTIGIAGLWDPATMMGLPRQTEDFGQTLGFYGVPAGPYLVLPLFGPSNLRDTGGMLVDYTAENQINFLNVAEVSNDHPEIIVLRAVDRRYVTSFRYGQLNSPFEYEKVRYVYTASRKLQVAE; via the coding sequence GTGGCTAAACGTCTTTTACTCCTTGCCGCCCTGCTCTGCGCAGGCACCGCTCAGGCCGCTGACGCGGACACCGGCAACAAGGCTCAGCACCCCGCCACCGTGGCTCGCCAGACTGACGCAGATGGTTTCACTCAGCCACTGAAGTCGCTGCAGTTCAACCCTGGGCTGGATCAGCGCGAGTTCGAGCGCGCGTCCATTAACGCCCTGGAAGTCTACGACCCGCTGGAGTCGTGGAATCGCCGGGTTTACCACTTCAACTATCGCTTTGACGAGTGGGTGTTCCTGCCGGTCGTGAATGGCTATCGCTATGTGACGCCGGGCTTCGTGCGCAGCGGTGTGAGCAACTTCTTCAACAACCTGGGCGACGTGCCTAACCTGCTGAACAGTTTGCTGCAGTTCAAGGGCGAACGCTCGCTGGACATCACCGGTCGCCTGCTGCTCAACACCACCATCGGTATCGCCGGCCTGTGGGACCCGGCCACCATGATGGGCCTGCCGCGCCAGACCGAAGACTTCGGCCAGACACTGGGTTTCTACGGTGTTCCTGCCGGCCCTTACCTGGTATTGCCGCTGTTCGGCCCGTCGAACCTGCGTGACACCGGCGGCATGCTGGTCGACTACACGGCTGAAAACCAGATCAACTTCCTGAACGTTGCCGAAGTCAGCAACGACCATCCGGAAATCATCGTACTGCGCGCGGTCGACCGTCGTTACGTCACCAGCTTTCGCTACGGTCAGTTGAACTCGCCGTTCGAGTACGAGAAGGTCCGCTATGTCTATACCGCATCGCGCAAATTGCAGGTTGCCGAGTAA
- a CDS encoding YnfA family protein, whose amino-acid sequence MLNYLWFFLAALFEIAGCYAFWLWLRQGKSALWVIPALISLTVFALLLTRVEAAYAGRAYAAYGGIYIVASIAWLGLVERVRPLGSDWLGLAFCVIGATIILLGPRWSAS is encoded by the coding sequence ATGCTCAATTACCTGTGGTTTTTCCTCGCCGCCCTGTTCGAGATAGCTGGTTGCTACGCCTTCTGGCTGTGGCTGCGTCAAGGTAAAAGTGCGCTGTGGGTCATTCCGGCGCTGATCAGCCTGACTGTGTTCGCCTTGCTGTTGACGCGTGTGGAGGCGGCGTATGCCGGGCGTGCCTACGCGGCGTATGGCGGAATCTACATCGTTGCGTCGATCGCCTGGCTGGGGCTGGTCGAGAGGGTCCGACCGCTTGGCAGCGACTGGCTGGGTCTGGCGTTCTGCGTTATTGGCGCGACCATCATTTTGCTGGGGCCGCGCTGGTCGGCGTCCTGA
- a CDS encoding cation acetate symporter → MIRRLSAALGLAAFAPTLWAADALTGAVQKQPLNVAAIVMFVVFVAFTLYITYWASKKNKTASDYYSAGGKITGFQNGLAIAGDYMSAASFLGISALVYTSGYDGLIYSIGFLVGWPIILFLIAERLRNLGKYTFADVASYRLKQKEIRTLSACGSLVVVAFYLIAQMVGAGKLIQLLFGLDYTVAVVLVGILMCLYVLFGGMLATTWVQIIKAVMLLSGASFMALMVMKHVNFDFNMLFSEAIKVHPKGEAIMSPGGLVKDPISAFSLGLALMFGTAGLPHILMRFFTVSDAKEARKSVLYATGFIGYFYILTFIIGFGAILLVSTNPAFKDAAGALLGGNNMAAVHLADAVGGSLFLGFISAVAFATILAVVAGLTLAGASAVSHDLYASVIKAGKANEKDEIRISKMTTIALAVVAILLGIAFESQNIAFMVGLAFSVAASCNFPILLLSMYWKNLTTRGAMIGGWMGLISAVVLMVLGPTIWVQILHNPKAIFPYEYPALFSIAIAFVGIWFFSITDKSKAAEGERALFYPQFVRSQTGLGASGAVSH, encoded by the coding sequence ATGATCCGGCGCCTATCGGCAGCACTTGGCCTGGCCGCATTCGCTCCGACCCTCTGGGCGGCCGACGCGTTGACTGGCGCAGTACAGAAACAACCCCTCAACGTTGCTGCGATCGTCATGTTCGTGGTGTTCGTTGCCTTCACGCTGTACATCACTTACTGGGCGTCGAAAAAGAACAAGACTGCGTCGGACTACTACTCGGCGGGCGGCAAGATCACCGGTTTTCAGAACGGTCTGGCGATTGCTGGTGACTACATGTCGGCGGCGTCGTTTCTGGGTATTTCCGCGCTGGTCTACACCTCCGGGTACGACGGCCTGATCTACTCGATCGGTTTCCTGGTGGGCTGGCCGATCATTCTGTTCCTGATCGCCGAACGCCTGCGCAACCTTGGTAAATACACCTTTGCCGACGTGGCTTCGTATCGCCTCAAGCAAAAAGAGATTCGCACCCTGTCTGCCTGCGGTTCGCTGGTGGTGGTGGCGTTTTACCTGATTGCGCAAATGGTCGGTGCCGGCAAGCTGATCCAGTTACTGTTTGGTCTGGACTACACCGTTGCGGTGGTGCTGGTCGGTATCCTGATGTGCCTCTACGTGTTGTTTGGCGGCATGCTGGCGACCACCTGGGTGCAGATCATCAAGGCGGTCATGTTGCTGTCCGGCGCGTCGTTCATGGCGCTGATGGTCATGAAACACGTCAACTTCGACTTCAACATGCTGTTCTCCGAGGCGATCAAGGTTCACCCTAAAGGTGAGGCGATCATGAGCCCGGGCGGTCTGGTGAAAGACCCGATTTCGGCGTTCTCGCTGGGCCTGGCATTGATGTTCGGTACGGCGGGTCTGCCGCACATCCTGATGCGCTTCTTCACCGTGAGCGATGCCAAGGAAGCGCGTAAATCCGTGCTGTATGCCACGGGCTTCATCGGCTACTTCTACATCCTGACCTTCATCATCGGTTTTGGCGCGATTCTGCTGGTCAGCACCAACCCGGCGTTCAAGGATGCAGCAGGTGCCTTGCTGGGCGGTAACAACATGGCAGCGGTTCACCTGGCCGATGCGGTGGGTGGCAGCTTGTTCCTGGGCTTCATTTCGGCGGTGGCCTTCGCCACCATCCTCGCGGTAGTTGCCGGTCTGACCCTGGCAGGCGCGTCGGCGGTTTCCCATGACCTGTATGCCAGCGTGATCAAAGCGGGCAAGGCCAACGAGAAAGACGAGATTCGCATCTCGAAAATGACCACCATCGCGCTGGCCGTCGTGGCGATCCTGTTGGGCATCGCCTTCGAAAGCCAGAACATCGCCTTCATGGTCGGTCTGGCGTTCTCGGTTGCGGCCAGCTGCAATTTCCCGATCCTGCTGCTTTCCATGTACTGGAAAAACCTGACCACTCGCGGTGCCATGATTGGTGGCTGGATGGGCCTGATCAGCGCCGTGGTGTTGATGGTGCTGGGTCCGACCATCTGGGTGCAGATCCTGCACAACCCTAAAGCCATCTTCCCTTACGAATACCCGGCTCTGTTCTCTATCGCCATCGCATTCGTGGGGATCTGGTTCTTCTCCATCACCGATAAGTCGAAAGCGGCGGAAGGCGAGCGCGCCTTGTTCTACCCGCAGTTCGTCCGGTCGCAAACGGGGCTGGGTGCCAGCGGTGCGGTTTCGCACTAA